A stretch of DNA from Mustelus asterias unplaced genomic scaffold, sMusAst1.hap1.1 HAP1_SCAFFOLD_1402, whole genome shotgun sequence:
actgacctgcacctggaccatatccctccacacccctctcatccatgtacctgtccaagtttttcttaaatgttaaaagtgagcctgcatccaccacttcatctggcagctcattccacacatccaccactctctgtgcgaaGACTACACTCCCTTTTTAGTTACCttaaaaaccttttattgatgttttgtttgcgtttcagtcccatgctcctgatctacagacacccggtgagggggggggggggggggggggggtgggtggtagcgcggggaaggtggaggacctcctcatgaacctcctcATGGGCCTGTCTAaacttgccataaacaggtccaggcagcgggtgaccaAGGGGGTCGTCCGACCCGACTGTCtgtctaccgcggctacattcgcggccgggtgtccctggagagggagcatgcggtgtccgagggcactatagaaccatagaaccatagaaaattacagctcagaaacaggccttttggcccttcttgtctgtgccgaaccattttatgcctagtcccactgacctgcacttggaccatatccctccacacccctctcatccatgaacccgtccaagtttttcttaaatgttaaaagtgaccccgcatttaccactttatccagcagctcattccacactcccaccactctctgcgtgaagaagccccccctaatattccctttaaacttttctcctttcacccttaacccatgccctctggtttttttctcccctagcctcagcggaaaaagcctgcttgcattcactctatctatacccatcaaaatcttatacacctctatcaaatctcccctcaatcttctacgctccagggaataaagtcccaacctattcaatctctctctgtaactcagcttctcaagtcccggcaacatccttgtgaaccttctctgcactctttcaatcttatttacatccttcctgtaactaggtgaccaaaactgtacacaatactccaaattcggcctcaccaatgccttatataaccttaccataacactccaacttttatactcgatacttcgatttataaaggccaatgtaccaaaggcactctttacgaccctatccacctgtgacgtcacttttagggaactctgaacctgtattcccagatccctctgttcaactgcactcttcagagtcctaccatttaccctgtacgtggaggccttccgtgcccgctgggcaccgctgGGCACCGCTGGGGCTGGAGTGCATCATAGACTCCTTCGATCACATTCAaaaagttttaagtttcctttctactttgtcttttgtttcgggcggttcgcTTCTTtttttttgggagctgcccctttttaatTTGTCCTTCAATTAATTTAATTTAGTTCACTTGTTTTGCCAAAAAAGACCGGgattcaattgatgggccaatcagggagtcttttccgtGCATTTAACCgggaatgtcagttcctctggcactcctgaaggtagactgttGACTGatcgcactctgtgtactgccattggaattgtaaataaagggattttggtgatggGACTTATTACAGTATTGGGTGACATATCACTAGCGTGTACGATTTATTGTATGTGTGCTGCATTCCTGTTAAAGGTGGTGCCAGTTATGGAGCAAACTCATCGTAGGCCCATTATGATCTCAATCGTGACGTACCTTTTTCAGTTTCTTTGTCCAGGGCTTCTGTGCTTTTCGGAATCCACTCTTCACCTCGTGGGTCTCCTTGAAGCCCCCGAAGAATTTCTTGTGGTACGTCTCCCTCTGCCAGTTCTGAAGCTTGGCTGTGTCCTCGGTCACCAGTGATTTCTGGATCTCCACGTGGAGCTCGCTCAGGCGGTCTGCGGAGGTTAGGAAGGCGTGCCACGCCTTCAACAGAGTACCGTACATAGGACCTGGTGAGTACGATAGACAGGCTGAGTATACGTGGTATGCAGTTAGGTCCGCTACAAACTCTGATACAGTCCTTTGACaagctgggtcattaaatatccatgatgtggattgtcggtgttggactagggtgagcacagcaccaggttaaagtccaacaggtttttatttggaatcacgagcttttggagcgctgctccttgagtagccactcacctgatgagtttaagtttaagttattagtgtcacaagtaggcttacttgtccctggaggggtggcacagtggttagcactgctgcctcacagcatcaggaacctgggttcaattcctggcttgggtcactgtctgtgtggagtttgcacactctccccgcatctgcgtgggtttcctccgggttcctcccatagtccaaagatgtgcaggttagggtgcattggccatgctaaattctccctcagtgtacccgagcaggtgccacagcgtggcaaccaggggattttcacagtaacttcattacagtgtgaatgtaagcctattaaataaactttattaacactgcaatgaagttactgtgaaaatcccccactcgccacattcgggtgcctgttcaggtacactgagggagaattcagcatggccaatgcaccctaaccagcacgtcttacagactgtgggagggaactggagcacccggaggaaacccacgcagacacggggagactctgcgcagacagtgacccaagctgggaattgaacccgggtccctggtgctgtgaggcagcagtgctaaccactgtgccgctgaaggagcagtgctctgaaagctcgtgattccaaataaaccgctTAAATATCCAATCAATCTTCCTGAGGACACAGTCACTAAAGAGAATCAATCCACTTACAAGTGGAGTCAGAACTGGTCCTGCTGAAGAAGCAGTTACAACTCGGGCTATTGCTTCTGCCAGTGTCAATCTACTCCAGGGTAGATGCAAAAGAAtaggacttgcatttgtatagtgccacCCACAGTCTCAGAGCGCCTCCCAACTAATTAGACATTTCCTTTgacgtgtagtcactgttgtaatggaggaaacacACCAGCTAGTTTACAAACATCAATATCAAATgtgacaatggcctagtggtattatcgctcgactattaatccagaaactcagctaatgttctgggaccggGGTTGGAATCccagcacggcagatggtggaatttaattcaatctgggaattaagaatttattgatgaccattgttggaaaaacccatctggttcactaatgtccctttagggaaggaaatctgccctccttacccagtctggactacatgtgactccagagccacagcaaagtggttgactctcaactgctctcgagtaactagggatgggcaataaatgctggcccagccagcgacgcccatgtcccacaaatgaatttttaaaaaattgagctGAAATTCTCTGCCTGGTTCCGCCAGAGGGATTTTCTGATCCCTCTGATGGTGACACACCTCCCCCGGCCCCACCAGGGATTTCCCAGCAGCCATGGGTGGGAACAATGGGAAAACCTGCTAACAACAAGCAGGGACCGGAAGAGCCCACCAccaggtgaacaaagaacaaagaacaatacagcacaggaacaggcccttcggcccaccaagcccgtgccgctccctggtccaaactagaccattcttttgtatccctccattcccact
This window harbors:
- the LOC144488242 gene encoding protein kinase C and casein kinase substrate in neurons protein 2-like, yielding MSLKYCDAPGPEATSNSFWMPDKYKSTAKRTDDGYKICNDIILCFQERAKIEKQYALQISAWSRKWKPLVEASPMYGTLLKAWHAFLTSADRLSELHVEIQKSLVTEDTAKLQNWQRETYHKKFFGGFKETHEVKSGFRKAQKPWTKKLKK